In the genome of Paenibacillus sp. GP183, the window CGATATTCGAACGGTTCCAGCAGCATTACGGGCAGCCCGTATTTCTTTTTCCTAAAGAACATTTGCAAAATCACCTTCTTGTTTTCATGAATAATGGATATTATTTCTAAGATTTCCATTACCCCCGAAAATTAATATGGTATTTTATTCCTCTGGATTGCGCATTCTACTTAATTAAAGGCAAGAACTACAGAAAGGCGGTCTAGCGATGACATTTTGGAAAGCGGTAGGTTTTGCATTAATTGTTCTATTGTCAGGCCTAGTGCTCTATTACTCCGTATCTACCGATTGAAAACCTTCCAGAGGATTCGTTATTTATATGAAAGCAATATGAATCGGTAGTCATTTTACATGAAATATGGATATAATACATAGTATAGATTGTACTTTTTATTAAAGGGGATGAAATATTCATGGAAAGATCGGTGACGATTTCACACACAGGCAGTTTTGCTCATGTGCTTCAGACGTTTGCAATTTCACTTTTAGTTTCTTTCATAGGCATGTTGATCGGTGCCATGGTTGTCCCGCCGTCCATGATCATGCTTTTCGTTGTGGCTGAAGTGATTATGTTGATAGCGGCTATCGTCATTCGGATTCGCGGTAAAAACATTGGTTATGGTTTTTTGTATGCTTTTACAGCGATTTCGGGAGTAACGTTATATCCGGTTATTATGGCTTATGGTGGCTTGCTTGGCGCCAACGTTGTATCGGGTGCTTTCTTTGCGACAGCAGCGATCTTTGGCGGACTTGCCTTCTACGCTCACCGCTCCAAACGGGACTTTAGCTTCCTTGGCGGCTTCTTGTTCGCTGGTACAATAGGACTCGTGCTAATGAGCGTGATCTCCATGTTCGTCTCGTTTGGTTCCGTGATGAACTTGGTTTGGTCGATGGTCGGCATTCTTATTTTCAGCGGATGGGTTCTCTACGATGTAGCTCAATATCGTGACGGTGTTGCTTCAGAAGAAGTGCCGCTCGCCGCACTAAACATCTATCTGGATTTCATCAATTTGTTTTTGTACATTCTCCGTTTCTTGGCTTCCATAGTTGGTCTCAATAGGGATTAGGAATCCAAGTCATTTAAGGGAGCTGCCTCGGCAGCTCCTTTACTTTTGAACAAAATAAAGGTTGGATCGGATATTTCATATGTAATTATCAATGATATATTGCATAAATTTATAAAAACAACCTCCCAACGTAACTGCCCCATCCCACGAGTTCATTTTTAACAAGATATCATGGATTACCAGTTCTATTATGTGAACAAACATAACACAGTTGTATTGTTTTTCCTTTTAATAAGTGATATATATTAAAGTGAAGCTAAAAAATAACATCAAAATGGAAGATTTACTAACAAAATGAATCGCTCTCCAAGATGCACATCCCACATCCGAGAAAGGTCCGGCATTTGGCAACAGCCGAGATTATTTTTCACATCCTCCTCTGTTCTCATCATGTCATGCGCGTTGAAATTGTTTTAGTTGATACTCCGTGTTCATCCGTTATCTTTTTTCATAAAATTTGAAAAAGAGAAAGGAAGATTGAAACAATGGCTTCTTTGAAAGATTCTATGATAGAATTGGACCCGATTTTTGGAGTTTCCGGAGATGAAGAGAAGGTAGCCGGCTATATAAGAGAAGCGTTGGCCGGCAAGTATGATGAATATTATGCAGATCCGCTTGGAAATCAATTTTTCATCAAAAAAGGAATCAATTCCAACCTGAAAGTTATGCTTGCCGCACATATGGATGAAATCGGGTTCGTCGTCATCCATATTGATGAAAAGGGATTTGTTTATTTCGTGCCGGTTGGTATGCATGACAGCCGTGTAGTCATTAGTCAAATATTGGTTATTAATACATCAAAAGGCTTTGTCAAAGGCATAACCGGCAGCAGGCCTGCTCATATCGTTACTGCCGAGGAGGAAAAGAAGGGTGTTCCCATTGAACAACTGCATTTGGACGTCGGAACATCCAGTAAAGACGAAACCTTAGAGCTTGGAGTCAAAGTAGGGGATTACATAGCTTTTGATCGCAAGGGAGAATATTTGAATGGCGGCAAGGTGTTTACCGGAAAAGCGGTAGATAACCGGGCCGGTTGTGCTGTGCTTATCGAAGTGATGAAGCGGCTGCACACTAAAAATATTATGCCGACAGTATACGGAGTAGCCACCGTTCAAGAGGAAGTGGGTCTCAGAGGCGCCGGACCTGTGGGGTTTCAAGTTCAACCAGATGTCGCTTTAGCGATTGACGTAACGCCTGCAGGTGGAACGCCGGGAATAAATGACCGCGAGCTGCCGATTGAATTCGGAGCGGGAACTGCAATTAAATGTTATGATGCCGGTTTGACTGTTCCCAAAAAATTAGTCAATCGCCTTGTTGAAGTGGCGGAAAAGAACCAAATCCCATACCAAAGGGAAGTATTGCTTAAAGGATCTACGGATGGTAAAGCAATCAGCTTAAGCGGAAATGGCGTATTGACAGGTTGTATTTCCATTCCTTCACGTTATATCCATTCAGCCGTAGGAAGTATCCATCTGGATGACCTGGAGCATTCTGTTCAACTCATTGTCGCGTTTATCGAAGGTTTTACAGAAAAAATATAATCCCCAATAAGAGGAGGAGTGTGTCTTATGCAAAAGGTATTGATAACCGGTTTTGAACCTTTTGGCGGAGAACCTGTGAATCCGTCCCTTGAAGCGGTAAAGCTACTTGCAACCAAAACATTCACTAATGTGGAGGTCATAACGAAAAAGCTTCCAGCAGTTTTCCACACATCGATCAGAATTTTAAGAGCAACGATGGATGAAGTCAAGCCGGACATCGTGATTTGTGTCGGGCAAGCGGGAGGACGAAGCGATATTACGGTTGAACGTGTGGCGATTAATGTTGATGATGCCAAAATTCCGGATAATGAAGGCAACCGGCCGATTGATGTCAGTATCATAGAAAATGGTCCCGCTGCCTATTGGTCGGGACTGCCTATCAAAGCAATCGTAGAGAAGATGAGAGAAGCGGGAGTACCTGCTTCCGTTTCGCAAACGGCAGGTACATTCGTATGCAATCATACTTTCTACGGACTGTCCCACCTGATCGCTACTGAATATCCGGGCATTAGAGGAGGCTTCATCCACATTCCGTACCTTCCGGAACAAGCGGCTCGCCATCCTGGCGCACCGAGCATGAGTTTGGAGATGATCGTCCGTTCAATTGAAATTGCGATACAAACAGCAACTGCGCAGAAGGACGATATCATCGCCGTAGGCGGGGAAATCAGTTAAGAGTCAGAATCAGCTCCGAAACGAGTCGATAAATCAGGAGGTCAAAAGATGAAAAAGAAGCTTTTACTCGGAATAACAGTTATGTTAATCGGAGCGGCAGCATTGACAGGGTGTTCGGGCAGCAAACAAGCGGCCAGTAACGTGCAAGAAAAAGAGCTTGTCGTAGCGATCCCGCAAGATCCTCGTGGAACGTGGGACCCTATCGACACCTTTACGATCCCTTGGGGAACGGTGGCATCCAACATTTTTGACGGACTTGTCGAGCGGAGCGAGGATCTCCAATTGAAGCCGGGTCTGGCAGAATCCTGGAATTACAAAGATCCCAAGACGCTTGAGTTTAAACTTCGCAAAGGAGTCACGTTTCAGAATGGCGAGCCTTTTAACGCCGATGCCGTTAAATTTACTTTCGACCGGCTGCTGGGTCCGGAAGGGGAAAAGAGTCCACAGCGCTCCAACTACGATTCTATCGACAAGGTGGAGGTTGTAGACGAAAATACGGTTGTTTTCAAACTGAAAGCAGTGGATCCCGTGTTGGTCACCAAGATGGCCGGTTACGGTGCGATGATTGTTCCTCCCAAATACTTCAAAGAAGTAGGGGACGCGAAGTTCGATGTTATGCCGATTGGAACGGGTCCATTCAAAGTGACCGAATACGTGAAGGATGACCATGTATCTATGGAAGCCAACCTTAAGTATTGGGGAGGGGCACCCAAATTAAAAAAGGTTAAGTATCGTTATATTCCGGAGGCTACTACTCGAATAGCCGAACTTCAGACGGGTGCGGTTGACATCGCGTCCACTATTCCGCCAAGTCAGGTGGCAACCATTGAGTCAAACAAACAGCTGACGATTCAGAAAGCGGGCAGCCCGACCGTAAACATGATCAGATTTGATGTATCGCAGAAGCCGATGGATAACGTGAAGGTTCGGCAGGCCATTAATTATGCCATTGATAAGCAGAAAATTATTGATACGATTCTGAATGGGTATGCCAAACCTATCGCTTCCCTGCAAGGGGATATCTCCTTTGGGAATGATCCGGAGCTCAAGCCTTATCCGTTCGATCCGGCAAAGGCCAAACAATTGCTGCAGGAAGCCGGGATACAGTCTGGCACGAAACTGACTTTCTCGATCAATGGCGCGGATTCGGTATATAAAGAGGTAGCGCAGGCTGTTGCGACATATCTTAGTGAAGTAGGCTTGACTTTGGAGATCAAGCCGCAGGATTCCCAAACGTTGAATAATGACCTGATTCCGAAAGCCAAAGCCGGCCATATGTACCAGTTCGGATGGGGCGGATGGACACTTGACTTTGACAACACGGCGTATCTGCTTTATAAAAAGGGCCAATTTTATAACCCAAGCTATGGAAATCCGGATGTGGATAAGCTGTTAGATGCAGAACGAAACTCCGTCGTACAAGACGAACGGAAGAAAGCTTTCTTCCAATTGGACAAAATACTCAAGGAGGAAGCAGTCGAGGTTCCTCTTTACCAGTCAATGACCGTTTGGAGTGTCAACAAAAAGGTTAAAGGCTTTGTCATTCCCCCGGATGAGCGTCTTCGCTTAAAAGACGTCAGCTTTCAATAAAGATGAACAAGCCGATGGTATTCCGTCGGCTTTATCCATTCTTGTCAGAGGGGAGTAGGAGAGCCATGCTGAAATTTGTCATTCGCCGTCTTTTCCATACTTTAATCGTATTATTTGGAATCTCTCTAATTGTATTTTTTTGCATTCGTCTGACCGGTGATCCGGCTGTAGCAATGTTCCAAGGATCGGGAGAGCCTTCGAAAGAGGCACTGGATCTGATTCGCAAAGCATTGGGATTAGACAAACCTTTATGGTTGCAATACCTGATTTTTTTAGGGGACATGCTGAGTGGCCATATGGGAAACTCCTTCCGCAACAACCAACCGGTTTTTCACCTGATTACGGAACGGATGGGAGCAACCT includes:
- a CDS encoding Bax inhibitor-1/YccA family protein — encoded protein: MERSVTISHTGSFAHVLQTFAISLLVSFIGMLIGAMVVPPSMIMLFVVAEVIMLIAAIVIRIRGKNIGYGFLYAFTAISGVTLYPVIMAYGGLLGANVVSGAFFATAAIFGGLAFYAHRSKRDFSFLGGFLFAGTIGLVLMSVISMFVSFGSVMNLVWSMVGILIFSGWVLYDVAQYRDGVASEEVPLAALNIYLDFINLFLYILRFLASIVGLNRD
- a CDS encoding M42 family metallopeptidase; this translates as MASLKDSMIELDPIFGVSGDEEKVAGYIREALAGKYDEYYADPLGNQFFIKKGINSNLKVMLAAHMDEIGFVVIHIDEKGFVYFVPVGMHDSRVVISQILVINTSKGFVKGITGSRPAHIVTAEEEKKGVPIEQLHLDVGTSSKDETLELGVKVGDYIAFDRKGEYLNGGKVFTGKAVDNRAGCAVLIEVMKRLHTKNIMPTVYGVATVQEEVGLRGAGPVGFQVQPDVALAIDVTPAGGTPGINDRELPIEFGAGTAIKCYDAGLTVPKKLVNRLVEVAEKNQIPYQREVLLKGSTDGKAISLSGNGVLTGCISIPSRYIHSAVGSIHLDDLEHSVQLIVAFIEGFTEKI
- the pcp gene encoding pyroglutamyl-peptidase I, with protein sequence MQKVLITGFEPFGGEPVNPSLEAVKLLATKTFTNVEVITKKLPAVFHTSIRILRATMDEVKPDIVICVGQAGGRSDITVERVAINVDDAKIPDNEGNRPIDVSIIENGPAAYWSGLPIKAIVEKMREAGVPASVSQTAGTFVCNHTFYGLSHLIATEYPGIRGGFIHIPYLPEQAARHPGAPSMSLEMIVRSIEIAIQTATAQKDDIIAVGGEIS
- a CDS encoding ABC transporter substrate-binding protein, producing the protein MKKKLLLGITVMLIGAAALTGCSGSKQAASNVQEKELVVAIPQDPRGTWDPIDTFTIPWGTVASNIFDGLVERSEDLQLKPGLAESWNYKDPKTLEFKLRKGVTFQNGEPFNADAVKFTFDRLLGPEGEKSPQRSNYDSIDKVEVVDENTVVFKLKAVDPVLVTKMAGYGAMIVPPKYFKEVGDAKFDVMPIGTGPFKVTEYVKDDHVSMEANLKYWGGAPKLKKVKYRYIPEATTRIAELQTGAVDIASTIPPSQVATIESNKQLTIQKAGSPTVNMIRFDVSQKPMDNVKVRQAINYAIDKQKIIDTILNGYAKPIASLQGDISFGNDPELKPYPFDPAKAKQLLQEAGIQSGTKLTFSINGADSVYKEVAQAVATYLSEVGLTLEIKPQDSQTLNNDLIPKAKAGHMYQFGWGGWTLDFDNTAYLLYKKGQFYNPSYGNPDVDKLLDAERNSVVQDERKKAFFQLDKILKEEAVEVPLYQSMTVWSVNKKVKGFVIPPDERLRLKDVSFQ